The genomic region TTCGACGTTGGCCTTGGCGCTCGGCATCGATCCGCGCGCGCTGGTGTTCACCGAGGGCGCACACGGTCGTCCAGAGCTCACGGATGGCGCGCTGCGCTTCAGCCTCTCGCATTCCGGAGGCATCGCGCTCGTCGCGCTCGCGCGGCGCGCGGTGGGCGTGGACGCCGAGGCCATCCGTGCTGGGCCGCACCTGGAGGTGGCGCGCTTCTTCTCCGCGCGCGAACAGGCGGCGCTGGCCGCGGTGCCGAATGACGAGCGCTGCGCGGCGTTCTTTCGCGCGTGGGTTCGCAAGGAGGCCTATCTCAAGGCGCGCGGCACCGGGCTGCAGGCGCCGCTGCACGCCTTCGACGTGAGCCTGGAGCCCGGTTCGCCAGCGCAGCTCCTCGGCACGCGGCCCGATTCGCGAGAGGCCGACCGCTGGACG from Deltaproteobacteria bacterium harbors:
- a CDS encoding 4'-phosphopantetheinyl transferase superfamily protein, producing the protein MVSDGEAQVACFELDRGAWPHADALLDDAELARASRFKHERDRRRFVRSHAALRSTLALALGIDPRALVFTEGAHGRPELTDGALRFSLSHSGGIALVALARRAVGVDAEAIRAGPHLEVARFFSAREQAALAAVPNDERCAAFFRAWVRKEAYLKARGTGLQAPLHAFDVSLEPGSPAQLLGTRPDSREADRWTLADVAVPNGYIAALAHEGPLRNVVVRVCR